Within uncultured Methanoregula sp., the genomic segment GAACTGTGTGGTCTGCCGGGCGGATCTCATTGCAGACTGCCGTTGCCCAGGCATCAGCCAGTGCAACATCCGGTGAAAAGATCGTTACCGCATCTGCCATCCCAAACGAGATGGATGGACCGACCGTTGCTGATGATGTACAGATACCGAGGATTTTTTCCGGTGGCGGAACAACAAATGCGATCTGATTGGAAAGCGGGGCATTGCCGGCATGCACGCCGACACGGACCGGGCGGTTGGATACGAGAGCGATGTCCCCGCCGTTATCGATCACGCCAAACACCGCTCCTGCATCCTGCATTGCTTCGATACCGGCCCAGGCAATGGCCCCGGCAACTGCCGCCATCGGCCCTACGCCGGCTTTCCGGGTGGCATCTGCCATTCTCCGGATTGTCTGGTCATCGGAATCCGGTTCATAGGGATCGAACGTTGCTGCAAAAAAAGGGTCGCGGGCTATGTATGCCTCAAGTTCCTGCCGGGCCGCGAGGATGCCAGCTTTTGCAGCCGCAATATGGGCCGGGTCATCCGCGAGGATCGTGGCAAACGTTTCGCGGAAATGAAATGGCTCCCGGATCATAACGGCAGCGTGAGCGCCCGGTGAGGGCAGGCCTCGGTACACTTGCCGCAGAGGATACACCGTTCTTCATCGACAATGAGTTTCCACTCAGGATCGAACGAGAAGACTTCCCGTGGACAGACGCTGATGCAGGCCCCGCAGTCAACACATTCACTCTCGTTGTGGTTGATACCGTGTTCGAGAATACGTACATGTGCGCCGAGATTCGTCATGGAATCCCGTACAAGCTTGCACTGGTCGTCCGGGACATCGATAAGCGCCTCTCCTTCAGATGAATCAATCACTGCACGCTCGACATTGATGAGAACCCCGGTATCGCGGACAACCTGGGCTATGATTGGCCTCCTGCCTTTTCCCCTTGAGAAGTTCACGAGCAGTTTCATTTCAGCCACCTCCCGCCAAAGAGCTTGCCCAAATTCATGGCCGTAAGAATCGCAATGACCCGGTTATGTGCATCCACCACCGGCAGGGCACTGATATTGTTCTGCTCCAGTTTCTGGACTGCGATATCCACGGCTTCGTCCGGTGTTGTTGTGATCACCTTTGTCTTCATGACATCTTTTACAAGATGTGCCTTCCCGGGATTTGCCACGGCCTTTGAAACATCGAATGTCGTGATGATCCCGACCAGCACCCCTTCACCGTTGACAACCGGCAGGTGGTTTGTCTCGCCCCGGAGAAGTTTCTTTGCAGCGGTCCTGATCTCCTCGGTCTCGCCGATGGTGATTACGCTCTTGTCCATGATGTCGAGAACCCGTGGGCCTTTGGCAGTCTGGTGCATGGGTCGGGCCTGTTTCACCGGGTCGATTTTACGGGTGGGCAGCGACAGCTGCATTGTTCCTTTTTCAACCCACAGTTTGAGCTCGGCGGCAACCTGCCGTGCCTTGCGATAACTGGAGAGCGAGGATGTCTTGATCTCCTCTCCGTTAATTTCCACTGATCCCGAACGCAGCTCGGCATAGGTTGCTTTCCGCATGACCGGGCGGGACCGGCTTGGCACACCGTAATCGAGGATATCGACACTGATATCCTCATCACGGACTGCCGTTGCCCGGACAACATCGAGATCGAGCACCGGCAGGGGAACACCGAGACCAACGTACAGGGTGACCCCGTAACCGGTCATGGTAGCGGCCCGGAGGTAATCCTGGGACATCTGCTTGAGATCTCCTGTTACCATCAGCGTGCCAAAACCCCCGGCCGGAGAATGCTGGGTGCCTTCCCCGACCACCATGCCCGGAGCCCCGCAGAGGAAGATCGGAACCCCGCTCCCAATCAGCCGGAGTTTCGGGTCATTGGAGATCGGGTTGAGCGTCCCCGCGCCGGAATACGTTATGTTCCCGGTGCTCGGGAGGAGCATGCCCATGTACGTGTGGAGGGTCCGGTCCGTTGTATTGGTTGCGGCATTGTAGCGCTGGTACGCGTTCCTTGGATTGCACATGATCGCCTGGTTGAGGTTCTTGAGTTCAAGATCCGTCGAGATCGTCCGGCGCGGATAGCAGTCAGTCCCCCGGGAACTCGCCCGCAGTTCCACGGTTTTTCCTGCAACAAGATCCTCTATCACGTGCGCCCCGCCATACTCCTCTTCAAGGGTATCGGACTGCTGGGTGGCCCCAATATAGGTGTCGACCGCTGCAAGTCCACCATAGGCCTCGACATTATTGAGCCAGATCCGTTCCATGCGGATCGGAGGTTCGGCGTGGCCGAAGTTCAGGAACGCACCCGATGAGCACATGGCGCCAAACGTGCCGGTAGTGACAACATCCACTTCTTTGAGTGCCCCGTTCTCCCCGAGTTCGGCAACGATCGCCGGCATCTCCTCGGCCGTGACCACCCGGGCGCTCCCGTCCCGGATGCGCTCATTGATCTGTTCGATGGACTTGTGCATATCCAGAAATACGTTTTTATGAATATTAAAACTGTATGCTATTACCCGGAAGAATAAATGCGATTTTAACCCCGGACAACCATGATCCTGTATGGATGTGATTAGCTTTATTGTGGAGATGGAGCGGCTTGCCCCCCCGGAGCTTGCCGAGGATTTTGATGCGGGAAGGATCGGGCTTATCGTGGAAGGCAGGCGCACCATCAAAACGATCTGCTGCGCCCTTGATGCAACTCCTGCCGTGGTAAAAAAAGCGATAGCAGCCCATGCTGATATGCTGGTCGTCCACCACACCCCGCTCTGGACCCCCCTGACATCGCTCACCGGTGCAACATCATCCCTGATGCGGGACGTGCTCTCCAGCAACCTGAACCTTTATGTTATGCACACGAATTTCGACCGGGCTTCCTGCGGGGTGAATGACTGCCTTTCCGAGATCTTATCTCTCACCAATACCGAGCCCATGACCCTGGGAGTTACCGGTGACTGTGCGCTTTCCGTTGAAGAGATCGCCCGCCGGATTGGCGGACCGGTACGGGTCTGGGGAAAGATCAGAAAACCCCGGCGGCTCGCGGTGGTTGGCGGGAGCGGTTTTGATCTCTCCTTCATGACAGAAGCAAAATCTCGTGGCGCCGATGCCTTCCTTTCCGCGGAGCTGAAACATTCCGTGTACCGCTCAGCTCCCCTGCCCTGCATAGAAGCCACGCATTATGCGCTGGAAGCGCCTGCCATGGAGCGCCTCGCAAAAAACAGCGGCTGGAAATTTATTGCTGATCCGCCGGTCATCTCTGTTATCCCATGAGCGATCTCTTTGAGCGCCTGGGCCAAAAAAAAGTCCTCGATGATTCCCTGCGCTCTGAAATAGAATCCACGTTCGGAACGCGGGGGAAAAAAGCCCTCGCCATGCTCGATGCAAAAAAGATCAAAAAATACCGGGATTTTTTTGTTGCTGAAGGCAGGACCGCTTCTTATATTGTTGATGAGGATTTCTGCACCTGCGGGGATTTCCTGTACCGGGGCCGGCCCTGCTCGCACATTCTTGC encodes:
- a CDS encoding UPF0280 family protein, which produces MYPLRQVYRGLPSPGAHAAVMIREPFHFRETFATILADDPAHIAAAKAGILAARQELEAYIARDPFFAATFDPYEPDSDDQTIRRMADATRKAGVGPMAAVAGAIAWAGIEAMQDAGAVFGVIDNGGDIALVSNRPVRVGVHAGNAPLSNQIAFVVPPPEKILGICTSSATVGPSISFGMADAVTIFSPDVALADAWATAVCNEIRPADHTVLDRIGPDEIEGVFAIMGEQVVRWGRLPPLVNAVVDEQLISAGDRM
- a CDS encoding 4Fe-4S binding protein, translating into MKLLVNFSRGKGRRPIIAQVVRDTGVLINVERAVIDSSEGEALIDVPDDQCKLVRDSMTNLGAHVRILEHGINHNESECVDCGACISVCPREVFSFDPEWKLIVDEERCILCGKCTEACPHRALTLPL
- a CDS encoding homocysteine biosynthesis protein, whose amino-acid sequence is MHKSIEQINERIRDGSARVVTAEEMPAIVAELGENGALKEVDVVTTGTFGAMCSSGAFLNFGHAEPPIRMERIWLNNVEAYGGLAAVDTYIGATQQSDTLEEEYGGAHVIEDLVAGKTVELRASSRGTDCYPRRTISTDLELKNLNQAIMCNPRNAYQRYNAATNTTDRTLHTYMGMLLPSTGNITYSGAGTLNPISNDPKLRLIGSGVPIFLCGAPGMVVGEGTQHSPAGGFGTLMVTGDLKQMSQDYLRAATMTGYGVTLYVGLGVPLPVLDLDVVRATAVRDEDISVDILDYGVPSRSRPVMRKATYAELRSGSVEINGEEIKTSSLSSYRKARQVAAELKLWVEKGTMQLSLPTRKIDPVKQARPMHQTAKGPRVLDIMDKSVITIGETEEIRTAAKKLLRGETNHLPVVNGEGVLVGIITTFDVSKAVANPGKAHLVKDVMKTKVITTTPDEAVDIAVQKLEQNNISALPVVDAHNRVIAILTAMNLGKLFGGRWLK
- a CDS encoding Nif3-like dinuclear metal center hexameric protein, encoding MDVISFIVEMERLAPPELAEDFDAGRIGLIVEGRRTIKTICCALDATPAVVKKAIAAHADMLVVHHTPLWTPLTSLTGATSSLMRDVLSSNLNLYVMHTNFDRASCGVNDCLSEILSLTNTEPMTLGVTGDCALSVEEIARRIGGPVRVWGKIRKPRRLAVVGGSGFDLSFMTEAKSRGADAFLSAELKHSVYRSAPLPCIEATHYALEAPAMERLAKNSGWKFIADPPVISVIP
- a CDS encoding SWIM zinc finger family protein → MSDLFERLGQKKVLDDSLRSEIESTFGTRGKKALAMLDAKKIKKYRDFFVAEGRTASYIVDEDFCTCGDFLYRGRPCSHILAVHIAEVTGVYETIDSWYQDELKK